In Halapricum desulfuricans, a single window of DNA contains:
- a CDS encoding Lrp/AsnC family transcriptional regulator, whose translation MDERDIRILKAIADLGTGSPDRLHEETDIPVSTIHYRLQNLREEGIIENDLYDFDLSELGLDVTVIVEVLSDYSDDHDVVLEKLGDIEGVTQVFSTMGETDFIVIARLPGSDAVERLIRDFEMIDEVDRTNSTYVISTDREFTRGIESYSLETLVETLAEE comes from the coding sequence ATGGACGAGCGCGACATCCGCATCCTGAAAGCGATCGCGGATCTGGGGACGGGGAGCCCGGACAGACTGCACGAGGAGACGGACATCCCGGTTTCGACGATCCACTACCGGCTGCAGAACCTCCGCGAAGAGGGGATCATCGAGAACGACCTCTACGACTTCGACCTCTCGGAACTGGGACTTGACGTCACCGTCATCGTCGAGGTGCTGTCGGATTACAGCGACGATCACGACGTCGTCCTCGAGAAACTGGGCGATATCGAGGGCGTGACGCAGGTGTTCTCGACGATGGGCGAGACGGACTTCATCGTCATCGCCCGGTTGCCCGGGAGCGACGCCGTCGAGCGACTCATCCGGGACTTCGAGATGATCGATGAGGTCGACCGGACGAACTCGACGTACGTGATCTCGACCGATCGGGAGTTCACCCGCGGTATCGAGAGCTACAGTCTGGAGACGCTGGTCGAGACACTCGCCGAAGAGTGA
- a CDS encoding DMT family transporter: MPTTGLLFVLLSLLWGGSFVAIDIGLRDLPPVLFAAMRYDVAGLLVLGYAASRTDRWRPRSRWEWTLVAFLGFFMFGAYNALIYIGIDHVSGAVASIVISFGPVLTAGFATTLGIEEPPSRIGALGFLAALVGVVLVADPDPNALLDTNTIGVGIVLLGSVSFAFGAVASRPIDVDLPLSTVQAWAMLVGAAFLHLASPLRGEALSAASVTPSTVAALVYLGVVSGAFAYALYFRLLDRLGPTEINLVGYAEPVVANGLSWLVLGQAIALSTLGGFVAIFTGFFLIKRRALLETVRPADRR; this comes from the coding sequence ATGCCAACGACCGGGTTGTTGTTCGTATTGCTTTCGCTACTCTGGGGTGGCTCGTTCGTCGCGATCGACATCGGGCTTCGGGATCTCCCGCCGGTGTTGTTCGCGGCGATGCGTTACGACGTCGCGGGCCTGCTCGTTCTCGGGTATGCGGCAAGCAGGACCGACCGCTGGCGACCGCGATCACGCTGGGAGTGGACGCTGGTCGCGTTCCTCGGGTTTTTCATGTTCGGCGCGTACAACGCGTTGATCTACATCGGGATCGACCATGTCTCCGGGGCCGTCGCGTCGATCGTCATCAGCTTCGGCCCCGTCCTGACGGCGGGGTTCGCGACGACGCTCGGTATCGAGGAGCCGCCCAGCCGAATCGGGGCGCTTGGCTTTCTGGCGGCGCTCGTCGGGGTCGTCCTCGTCGCCGACCCCGACCCGAATGCCCTGCTGGACACGAACACCATCGGGGTCGGGATCGTCCTGCTCGGATCGGTGAGCTTCGCCTTCGGGGCCGTCGCGTCCCGGCCGATCGACGTCGACCTCCCGCTGTCGACCGTCCAGGCCTGGGCGATGCTCGTCGGGGCCGCCTTCCTGCATCTCGCGAGCCCGCTTCGCGGCGAAGCGCTCTCGGCCGCGTCGGTGACGCCCTCAACTGTCGCCGCGCTCGTCTATCTCGGCGTCGTCTCGGGCGCGTTCGCCTACGCGCTGTACTTCCGTCTGCTGGATCGGCTCGGTCCGACCGAGATCAACCTCGTCGGCTACGCCGAACCGGTCGTCGCGAACGGCCTCTCCTGGCTCGTGCTGGGGCAGGCGATCGCGCTCTCGACGCTCGGCGGGTTCGTCGCGATCTTCACCGGCTTCTTCCTCATCAAGCGCCGGGCGCTCCTCGAAACCGTTCGCCCGGCAGATCGACGCTGA
- a CDS encoding type IV pilin N-terminal domain-containing protein: MTSGARGISPVVGVALLIIIVTLLGAVSATMVFDLSEEREPAPEVALEMEVENASAGEYVLRHDSGETLDGDKVEILGLEDPDTIDEMRFVAGDERTVVPTDETVTVIYHGEHGTIYTLREFSVDPSLGSSDDGLSLPSADEGCSWVDTESDGGTEDVKVEDGLVVDCDVTTEKIVEVFDGGAVTGDTESEGNAIDVDDGTLYGDATAEKVVNVQDGAVHGTVVSTTADVKIDDSYVNESIQGAKVVEVINGGTVEGDAVSTNKEVKVNSGSTVEGDVTSGDSVKLTDATVEGDVYIDEGDFDCTDSTIDGESCSEYDPKDPDDY, translated from the coding sequence ATGACTTCCGGGGCTCGTGGCATCTCACCCGTCGTCGGGGTCGCGCTCCTGATCATCATCGTGACACTGCTCGGGGCGGTGTCCGCGACGATGGTGTTCGACCTCAGTGAGGAGCGCGAGCCGGCACCCGAGGTCGCACTGGAGATGGAGGTCGAGAACGCATCCGCGGGGGAGTACGTCCTGCGACACGACAGCGGCGAGACGCTCGACGGTGACAAAGTCGAGATTCTCGGCCTCGAAGATCCCGACACCATCGACGAGATGCGCTTCGTGGCTGGCGACGAACGCACCGTCGTTCCGACCGACGAAACGGTGACCGTGATCTATCACGGCGAACACGGGACGATCTACACGCTCAGAGAGTTCTCGGTCGATCCGTCGCTCGGATCGTCAGACGACGGACTCTCGTTGCCCTCGGCCGACGAAGGATGTTCGTGGGTCGACACCGAGTCGGATGGCGGGACGGAAGACGTGAAAGTCGAAGACGGGCTGGTCGTCGACTGCGACGTCACGACTGAGAAGATCGTGGAAGTATTTGACGGCGGCGCGGTCACCGGCGACACCGAGAGCGAGGGCAACGCCATCGACGTGGACGACGGCACGCTTTACGGTGACGCAACAGCCGAGAAAGTCGTCAACGTCCAGGACGGTGCGGTCCACGGGACTGTGGTCTCGACCACCGCGGACGTGAAAATCGACGACAGCTACGTCAACGAGTCTATCCAGGGTGCGAAAGTGGTCGAAGTGATCAACGGCGGGACGGTCGAGGGTGACGCGGTGAGTACGAACAAGGAGGTGAAAGTCAACTCGGGAAGTACTGTCGAGGGTGACGTCACCAGCGGCGACAGCGTCAAACTGACCGATGCGACTGTCGAGGGAGACGTCTACATCGACGAAGGCGATTTCGACTGTACGGACTCGACGATCGACGGAGAGTCCTGTAGCGAGTACGACCCGAAGGACCCGGACGATTACTGA
- a CDS encoding ATP-dependent DNA helicase has protein sequence MDVAEIPAVPEWLPEHLQAAGIESLYPPQAEAVEAGVTEGENLVASIPTASGKTLIAELAMLASVARGGKALYIVPLRALASEKHAEFEQFEQYGLDVGVSTGNYESEGGWLAGKDVIVATSEKVDSLVRNGAPWLEELTCVVADEVHLVDDGERGPTLEVTLAKLRRITADLQTVALSATIGNAGQLADWLDAELLDSDWRPIDLKKGVHYGQALHLEDGSQRELRVRDGEKQTAAIVRDTLEPDRDEDGTIREDGGSSLVFVNSRRNAEAAAGRLAGVVEEFLDAEEREALADVAAEIRDVSDTETSDDLADAVEGGAAFHHAGLSRGHRELVEDAFRDRLIKVVSATPTLAAGVNTPSRRVIVRDWRRYDGTAGGMTPLSVLEVHQMMGRAGRPGRDPYGEAVLTASSHDELDELFERYVWAEPEPVRSKLAAEPALRTHVLATVASGFASTREGLLEFLEATLYATQTDGRDRLEEVTDEVIAYLERNGFLTRDEGLTATNLGHTVSRLYLDPMSAAEIIDGLEAADDRPTVLGLYQLVARTPDMYELYLRSGEDEEYTMLAYEREEEFLGPMPSEFEDERFDDWLSALKTARLLEDWASELDEDEITDRYGIGPGDIRGKVEAASWLLGAAESLGGELGLEWTPAIRQARTRVEDGVREELLDLVSVRGVGRKRARRLYDAGIDDRAALREADKSAVLAALRGRRSTAETILENVGHRDPSMDGVEPDPEAAPTDGGSTDSDASSAGTKTDDQASLGDF, from the coding sequence ATGGACGTTGCGGAGATCCCTGCGGTCCCGGAGTGGCTCCCCGAGCACCTGCAGGCAGCGGGTATCGAATCCCTCTATCCCCCGCAGGCAGAAGCCGTCGAGGCCGGCGTCACCGAGGGCGAGAATCTGGTCGCGTCGATCCCGACGGCCAGCGGCAAGACCCTGATCGCGGAACTGGCGATGCTCGCGAGCGTCGCCCGCGGCGGGAAGGCCCTCTACATCGTCCCGCTGCGGGCGCTGGCCAGCGAGAAACACGCCGAGTTCGAGCAGTTCGAACAGTACGGCCTCGACGTGGGCGTCTCGACGGGCAACTACGAGTCCGAGGGCGGGTGGCTCGCGGGCAAAGACGTCATCGTCGCGACCAGCGAGAAGGTCGACTCGCTGGTGCGAAACGGCGCGCCGTGGCTCGAGGAGTTGACCTGCGTCGTCGCCGACGAGGTGCATCTGGTCGACGACGGCGAGCGCGGCCCGACGCTTGAGGTGACGCTGGCGAAGCTCCGTCGGATCACCGCCGACCTCCAGACGGTCGCGCTGTCGGCGACCATCGGCAACGCCGGGCAGCTGGCCGACTGGCTCGACGCCGAACTGCTCGACTCCGACTGGCGGCCGATCGACCTCAAGAAGGGCGTCCACTACGGGCAGGCGCTCCACCTGGAGGACGGCAGCCAGCGCGAGTTGCGCGTCCGCGACGGCGAGAAGCAGACGGCCGCGATCGTCCGGGATACGCTCGAACCCGACCGCGACGAGGACGGGACGATACGCGAGGACGGCGGGTCGTCGCTGGTGTTCGTCAACTCCCGGCGCAACGCCGAGGCGGCGGCCGGTCGGCTCGCCGGCGTCGTCGAGGAGTTCCTCGACGCCGAGGAGCGCGAGGCGCTTGCCGACGTGGCGGCGGAGATCCGGGACGTCAGCGACACCGAGACCAGCGACGACCTGGCCGACGCGGTCGAGGGGGGCGCGGCCTTCCACCACGCGGGCCTCTCGCGGGGTCACCGCGAACTCGTCGAGGACGCGTTCCGCGATCGGCTGATCAAGGTCGTCAGCGCGACGCCGACGCTGGCGGCGGGCGTCAACACGCCCTCTCGTCGGGTGATCGTCCGGGACTGGCGGCGCTACGACGGGACCGCCGGCGGGATGACCCCGCTGTCGGTGCTGGAGGTCCACCAGATGATGGGGCGTGCCGGCCGTCCCGGGCGGGACCCCTACGGCGAGGCGGTGTTGACCGCAAGCAGTCACGACGAACTCGACGAGCTGTTCGAACGGTACGTCTGGGCCGAACCCGAACCCGTCCGGTCGAAACTGGCCGCCGAGCCGGCCCTTCGCACCCACGTCCTCGCGACCGTCGCCTCGGGATTCGCGAGCACGCGCGAGGGGCTGCTGGAGTTTCTGGAGGCGACGCTGTACGCGACCCAGACCGACGGGCGGGACCGCCTGGAGGAGGTGACCGATGAGGTGATCGCGTATCTCGAACGGAACGGCTTTCTCACGCGCGATGAGGGGCTCACCGCGACGAACCTCGGACACACGGTCTCGCGGCTGTATCTCGACCCGATGAGCGCGGCGGAGATTATCGACGGGCTGGAAGCTGCCGACGACCGGCCCACGGTGCTGGGCCTCTATCAGCTGGTCGCCCGGACGCCGGACATGTACGAACTGTATCTCCGTTCCGGCGAGGACGAGGAGTACACCATGCTGGCCTACGAGCGCGAGGAGGAGTTCCTCGGACCGATGCCCAGCGAGTTCGAGGACGAGCGCTTCGACGACTGGCTCTCGGCGCTGAAGACCGCTCGACTGCTCGAGGACTGGGCGAGCGAACTCGACGAGGACGAGATCACCGACCGGTACGGGATCGGGCCGGGAGACATCCGCGGGAAGGTCGAGGCCGCCTCGTGGCTGCTCGGGGCCGCCGAGTCGCTGGGGGGCGAACTCGGTCTGGAGTGGACGCCAGCGATCCGACAGGCCCGGACCCGGGTCGAGGACGGCGTCAGGGAGGAGTTGCTCGATCTGGTCAGCGTCCGTGGCGTGGGGCGCAAGCGCGCCCGGCGACTCTACGACGCCGGGATCGATGACCGCGCGGCGCTGCGCGAGGCCGACAAGTCGGCCGTGCTGGCCGCACTGCGGGGACGGCGTTCGACCGCCGAGACGATCCTGGAGAACGTCGGGCATCGCGATCCCTCGATGGACGGCGTCGAACCCGACCCGGAGGCCGCACCGACCGACGGCGGCTCGACCGACAGCGACGCCTCGTCGGCCGGGACGAAGACGGACGATCAGGCGAGTCTGGGTGATTTCTGA
- a CDS encoding DUF2237 family protein: MTQQNVLGTALQTCSTDPTTGYLRDGDCTALQRDPGRHEVCAVVTEEFLQYSKRQGNDLITPRPDLDFPGLEPGDRWCLCLPRWEEAREAGVAPPVVLEATNEAVLDTLDIETLQSYADDSA; the protein is encoded by the coding sequence GTGACACAGCAGAACGTGCTCGGAACGGCCCTGCAGACCTGCAGTACCGATCCCACGACCGGCTACCTCCGCGACGGCGACTGTACGGCGCTCCAGCGCGATCCCGGTCGCCACGAGGTCTGTGCCGTGGTCACCGAGGAGTTCCTCCAGTACAGCAAGCGCCAGGGCAACGACCTGATCACGCCGCGTCCGGACCTCGATTTCCCGGGGCTGGAACCCGGAGATCGCTGGTGTCTCTGTCTCCCGCGGTGGGAGGAAGCCCGCGAGGCCGGCGTCGCGCCGCCGGTCGTGCTCGAAGCGACCAACGAAGCCGTGCTGGACACGCTGGACATCGAGACGCTGCAATCGTACGCCGACGACTCGGCGTGA
- a CDS encoding ferredoxin has protein sequence MRIEYDYDTCIGMFQCVEEWDAFERDEDAGKAVLTDSEEDGGVFVRAVPEDAELDAKFAARTCPVDAITVYDDDGEQLVP, from the coding sequence ATGCGCATCGAGTACGATTACGACACCTGTATCGGGATGTTCCAGTGCGTCGAGGAGTGGGACGCCTTCGAGCGCGACGAGGACGCCGGCAAGGCCGTGCTGACCGACAGCGAGGAAGACGGGGGCGTGTTCGTCCGTGCGGTGCCCGAGGACGCCGAACTCGACGCGAAGTTCGCCGCCCGGACCTGTCCGGTCGACGCCATCACCGTCTACGACGACGACGGCGAGCAGCTCGTCCCGTGA
- the cgi121 gene encoding KEOPS complex subunit Cgi121 → MEVLEATVTVDDLDAFVARLGEIGDEHGVAVQALDARYVIDREHLQRAVELADRAFERGENIADERSVEVLLYAAATRQISRALELGVETGGCPAVIVVHDSGASDGVDSQGDETAAIEAVRALSAVQTEATLGNYDERRVREWFEITDPELATGADLSALVRERVALLVVEK, encoded by the coding sequence ATGGAGGTACTGGAGGCGACGGTCACCGTCGACGACCTCGATGCGTTCGTCGCGCGACTCGGCGAGATCGGCGACGAGCACGGCGTGGCCGTCCAGGCACTTGACGCTCGCTACGTGATCGATAGGGAACATCTCCAGCGGGCGGTCGAACTGGCCGACCGGGCCTTCGAACGCGGAGAGAACATCGCCGACGAACGGTCCGTGGAGGTCCTGCTGTATGCGGCCGCCACGCGACAGATCAGCCGCGCGCTTGAGCTGGGTGTCGAGACCGGCGGGTGTCCGGCGGTGATCGTCGTCCACGATTCGGGTGCGTCGGACGGTGTGGACTCACAGGGCGACGAAACAGCCGCCATCGAGGCCGTGCGAGCCCTTTCGGCAGTCCAGACGGAGGCGACGCTCGGTAATTACGATGAGCGACGGGTCAGAGAGTGGTTCGAGATCACCGACCCCGAACTCGCGACGGGCGCGGACCTGTCGGCGCTGGTCCGCGAGCGGGTCGCGTTGCTCGTCGTGGAGAAGTGA
- a CDS encoding FKBP-type peptidyl-prolyl cis-trans isomerase codes for MSDDSEAEEADIEDVEEETDAEGLQRGDFIELEYTAYTAEGDQLVDTTDAEIAEEEGVGEDQEFGPRTIVLGQGHIFEAVEDDIVDKEVGDSGTVVVPATEAFGEYDEDEVRTVSANKIPEDDRYPGAHVDIDGEHGHVETIIGGRARVDFNHPLAGEDIEYEYEILREIDDREEKAAGLIEMFLGMELDVWFETETVEEEQLVEPDEDELDEDEEPEPETETVEVEEETLYIEATPQLTMNQQWMMGKQQIAQELTQQLGVDRIIVQEEIGGGGMMGGMGGMMGGAGGDVDVDLEQAVEDMDLEDADVDADEIVEELDDVEE; via the coding sequence ATGAGTGACGATTCCGAGGCCGAGGAGGCCGACATCGAAGACGTCGAAGAAGAGACGGACGCAGAGGGGCTCCAGCGCGGGGACTTCATCGAACTCGAGTACACGGCATACACCGCCGAGGGCGACCAGCTCGTCGACACGACCGACGCTGAGATCGCCGAAGAGGAAGGCGTCGGCGAGGATCAGGAGTTCGGCCCGCGAACGATCGTCCTCGGACAGGGACACATCTTCGAGGCCGTCGAGGACGACATCGTCGACAAGGAAGTCGGCGACAGCGGCACCGTCGTCGTCCCCGCCACGGAGGCGTTCGGCGAGTACGACGAGGACGAGGTCCGGACCGTCAGCGCCAACAAGATCCCCGAGGACGACCGCTATCCCGGCGCACACGTCGACATCGACGGCGAGCACGGTCACGTCGAGACGATCATCGGCGGCCGCGCGCGCGTCGACTTCAACCACCCGCTCGCCGGCGAGGACATCGAATACGAGTACGAGATCCTGCGGGAGATCGACGACCGCGAGGAGAAGGCCGCGGGGCTCATCGAGATGTTCCTCGGGATGGAACTGGACGTCTGGTTCGAGACCGAGACCGTCGAGGAAGAACAGCTCGTCGAGCCCGACGAGGACGAACTCGATGAGGACGAAGAGCCCGAGCCCGAAACCGAGACCGTCGAGGTCGAGGAGGAGACGCTGTACATCGAAGCCACGCCCCAGCTGACGATGAACCAGCAGTGGATGATGGGCAAACAGCAGATCGCCCAGGAGCTCACCCAGCAGCTCGGCGTCGACCGGATCATCGTCCAGGAGGAGATCGGTGGCGGCGGCATGATGGGCGGGATGGGCGGCATGATGGGCGGTGCCGGCGGCGACGTCGACGTCGACCTCGAACAGGCGGTCGAGGACATGGATCTGGAAGACGCCGACGTCGACGCCGACGAGATCGTCGAGGAACTCGACGACGTCGAAGAGTAA
- a CDS encoding ATP-binding protein, giving the protein MKLAITGKGGVGKSTLSAAIAQHIADQREVIAIDGDPDMNLAGTLDIERPAPITRETSLIEDRAGSSGGLLQMQPEVEDVLKDYSVPFGAAGRLVTIGPPEGGGTGCMCPENNFIRALVNQALDADDVIMDMEAGIEHLGRGTADDMDAMIVVIEPSRASIETAHQIQSLANDIGIDEIYGFLNKVRDEAEAELVREQADIPIIETFGYDEDVAAAGLQGTSPVEESEALRAVAVDVLDAVSE; this is encoded by the coding sequence ATGAAACTGGCAATCACTGGCAAGGGCGGCGTCGGGAAATCGACGCTGTCGGCAGCGATCGCACAGCACATCGCAGACCAGCGTGAGGTCATCGCCATCGACGGCGACCCGGACATGAACCTCGCGGGCACGCTCGATATCGAGCGGCCGGCACCGATCACCCGGGAAACGAGCCTCATCGAGGACCGGGCGGGCTCTTCGGGCGGCCTCCTGCAGATGCAACCCGAGGTCGAAGACGTTCTCAAGGACTACTCGGTACCGTTCGGGGCGGCCGGGCGACTCGTCACGATCGGCCCGCCGGAGGGCGGCGGAACCGGCTGCATGTGTCCGGAGAACAACTTCATTCGCGCGCTGGTTAACCAGGCGCTGGACGCCGACGACGTGATCATGGACATGGAGGCCGGGATCGAACACCTCGGCCGCGGCACTGCCGACGATATGGACGCGATGATCGTCGTGATCGAACCGTCACGCGCCTCGATCGAGACGGCCCACCAGATCCAGTCGCTGGCAAACGACATCGGCATCGACGAGATCTACGGCTTCCTCAACAAGGTCCGCGACGAGGCCGAAGCCGAACTCGTCCGCGAACAGGCCGATATCCCGATTATCGAGACGTTCGGTTACGATGAGGACGTCGCGGCCGCCGGGCTGCAGGGAACCTCGCCCGTCGAAGAGAGCGAGGCGCTCCGGGCAGTCGCGGTCGACGTGCTGGATGCGGTTTCGGAGTAA
- the cooS gene encoding anaerobic carbon-monoxide dehydrogenase catalytic subunit: MSGDEPADPVIDFGPAGSEDRTMEVQREIDYEMPADRLEESQPQCPFGVAGSCCDICYMGPCRVSDDDQYGQDRGVCGATPGTVVSRNLYREIAGGVSAHSHHAREAVELLEDIAEENAADYEIKDERKLRDIAEDLGLDADGDVNEVAKRVAETAKEDFAPGGGETLNWVERMPAEQREHLDEQDLLPLSSVDQQASRALAQTHQGNDSDTGHILKSALSAGVADGYAGLTMATDLQDVIFGTPTPTNATAHLGVLEEDQVNLAVHGHSPELSEMVVKAAQELEEEAYEVGAEGINLVGICCTGNELAERHGIPLAAHSLQSELAITTGAVDAMVVDIQCIWPGISDLMECHHTRLITTMDYVRMREATHIPFEEETAMEDAKEIVRQAIEGYEDRQRRQKYDVNIPDRSQEAVVGFSDTALLDVLETIDPDNPAQPIVDAIQSGQLRGIVGIVGCPNPKMREAQMSENLIENLLAADVLPVVTGCIGHIMAQGGYLDPGTVDELAGDGIRDLLYTLGDAAGLDGPLPPVLHMGSCVDNSRIGNVIRAISEGSGIPTRDLPVAASAPELIAEKAVSIGTWALSLGLPLHTAPGLRIEASDAVTQTLTEDLKDITGGHLIQDETPDGAAEKLIDALDERREPLLNASAAGASEGTAADDD, translated from the coding sequence ATGAGCGGGGACGAACCAGCGGATCCGGTGATCGATTTCGGTCCGGCAGGCAGCGAGGACCGGACGATGGAGGTACAGCGCGAGATTGACTATGAGATGCCCGCCGATCGCCTCGAGGAGAGCCAGCCCCAGTGTCCGTTCGGGGTCGCGGGCAGTTGCTGTGACATCTGTTACATGGGGCCGTGTCGAGTAAGCGACGATGACCAGTACGGTCAAGATCGGGGCGTCTGTGGAGCGACCCCCGGAACTGTCGTCTCGCGCAATCTCTACCGGGAGATCGCCGGCGGCGTCTCCGCCCATTCCCACCACGCCAGGGAAGCCGTCGAGTTGCTCGAAGACATCGCCGAGGAGAACGCCGCCGATTACGAGATCAAAGACGAACGGAAGTTACGGGACATCGCTGAGGACCTCGGCCTTGACGCCGACGGGGACGTGAACGAGGTCGCGAAACGCGTCGCCGAGACGGCGAAGGAGGACTTCGCTCCCGGCGGCGGGGAGACGCTCAACTGGGTCGAGCGCATGCCGGCCGAGCAGCGCGAACACCTCGACGAACAGGATCTGCTCCCGCTGAGCAGCGTCGATCAGCAGGCCTCGCGGGCGCTGGCACAGACTCACCAGGGCAACGACTCCGACACCGGTCACATTCTCAAAAGTGCGCTCTCGGCGGGCGTCGCCGACGGATACGCCGGGCTAACGATGGCGACCGACCTGCAGGACGTGATCTTCGGGACGCCGACACCGACGAACGCGACGGCTCACCTCGGCGTCCTCGAAGAGGACCAGGTCAATCTCGCCGTTCACGGTCACTCCCCGGAGTTGAGCGAGATGGTGGTCAAGGCCGCCCAGGAACTCGAGGAGGAAGCCTACGAGGTCGGTGCCGAGGGCATCAATCTGGTTGGGATCTGCTGTACCGGCAACGAACTCGCCGAGCGTCACGGGATCCCGCTGGCGGCCCACAGTCTGCAGTCGGAGCTCGCCATCACGACCGGCGCGGTCGACGCGATGGTCGTCGACATCCAGTGCATCTGGCCGGGCATCTCAGATCTGATGGAATGTCACCACACCCGGCTCATCACGACGATGGACTACGTGCGGATGCGAGAGGCGACCCACATCCCCTTCGAGGAGGAGACCGCGATGGAGGACGCGAAGGAGATCGTCCGGCAGGCGATCGAGGGCTACGAGGACCGCCAGCGCCGCCAGAAGTACGACGTGAACATCCCGGATCGCTCCCAGGAGGCCGTCGTCGGCTTCTCGGATACGGCGCTGCTCGACGTACTCGAAACGATCGACCCGGACAACCCCGCACAGCCGATCGTCGACGCGATCCAGTCGGGCCAGTTGCGTGGTATCGTCGGCATTGTCGGCTGTCCGAACCCCAAGATGCGGGAAGCCCAGATGTCCGAGAACCTCATCGAGAACCTGCTCGCCGCCGACGTGTTGCCCGTCGTGACCGGCTGCATCGGTCACATTATGGCCCAGGGCGGCTATCTCGATCCCGGAACGGTCGACGAGCTGGCGGGCGACGGCATCCGGGATCTGCTTTACACGCTGGGGGACGCGGCCGGACTCGACGGGCCGCTGCCGCCAGTGCTCCACATGGGGTCCTGTGTCGACAACTCCCGGATCGGAAACGTCATCCGGGCGATCTCGGAGGGAAGCGGTATCCCGACTCGCGACCTGCCGGTCGCCGCGAGCGCGCCCGAGCTGATCGCCGAGAAGGCGGTCAGCATCGGGACATGGGCGCTCTCGCTCGGGCTACCACTCCATACGGCACCGGGGCTGCGCATCGAGGCGAGCGACGCCGTCACGCAGACGCTCACTGAAGACCTGAAAGACATCACAGGCGGCCACCTCATCCAGGACGAGACGCCGGACGGTGCCGCCGAGAAGCTGATCGACGCGCTGGACGAACGCCGCGAACCGCTGCTGAACGCGTCAGCGGCGGGCGCGAGCGAAGGAACAGCGGCCGACGACGACTGA